Below is a genomic region from Gemmatimonadota bacterium.
AAGGTCCGGTAGGCCGGACCGGCCGTGACTTTCGATCCCGGGGCGGTCGGGCGCCACGGAACCGACGCAGAACATCTTCCCGCAGGAGGTCCGACCGTGCCGAGCAAACCGAACCGACGAGAATTCGCCCGCCTTTTCGCCGCAGGCGGATCGGCGGCTCTCCTCGGCCATCCCGCCCTCGAGGGCCTGCTCTCAGGCAGGTCCGCCGCAGCCGCTTCCCCGCCCGCTCTCGGGCCCGGTGGCGTCCGTCCACGGGCCGGAGCCGATGTCGACTGGAAGGCGGTGCGGGCAGCCTTCCTCATGCCCGAGGAGCTCTCGGTTCTGAACGCGGCGAATCTCTGCCCTGCGCCCTCCCACGTCATCGCCTCGGTTCGTGAGGATACCGAACGGCTCGACCGGGAGCCGGTGCCGTCGTTCCGGGCCGAGATGCACGGGGTGCGGGAGCCGGTGCGGGATCTGCTCGCGGATTTTCTCGGAGTGACGCCTGAAGAGATCATCATCGTCCGCAACACCAGCGAGGCGAACAACTGGGTCTCCGCCGGTCTCGATCTCGGTAGCGGCGACGAGGTGGTGATCGTGGCCGACAACCACCCGAGCAGCAACCGGGCCTGGAAGGGGCGCGCCGAGCGTTTCGGTTTCACGGTCAGGGAGATCGTCCCGCCTTCGCCTCATCCGGGGCCGGACTACTACGTCGACGCCTTTCGTCGGGAGATCACGTCTTCCACACGGCTGATCGCCTTCACCCATCTCACCAACACGGCCGGAGACCTCTTTCCGGCGGCGGAGCTCTGCGCCCTGGCGCGGGAACGCGGAGTGCTGTCGCATGTGGACGGTGCGCAGTCCTTCGGCCTCTTCGACGTGAATCTGCGAGAGATGGGGGCGGATTTCTACAGCGGAAGCGCGCACAAATGGCCCTGCGGTCCGAAGGAGGCGGGAGTCCTCTACGTCCGCGCGGAGGTCGCCGATCGACTCTGGCCCTCGGTTTACTCGGCCTACCCCGGGAGGCGGGGACTGTCGCGCACCCACGAGGGCATGGGCCAGCGGGACGAACCCGCTCTCCGCGCCTTCGGACGGCAGATCGAGTTCCTGAACGGAATCGGGATGGTCGAGATCGAAGAACGCTCGCGCTACCTGGCGAGCCTGCTGCACGATGCGCTCGTCGAACTGCCGGGGATCCGCATGTGGACCTCGCCCCATGCCGAGCGCAGAGCGGCGGTGGTGACCTTCCGACCGGCTTCGCTCGACCCGGCCGAGGTGATCGCCGCACTGGAGGAAGACGGAATAGTCGCCGCGGCTCGGACCGGGAGCGACCGGCCGGGCGTGCGCTTCTCGCCGCACTTCTACAACTCGGAGACCGACGTGGAACGGGCGGTGGCGGCGATCTCGCGTTATCTGGTCTGACACTCGGTTCACGCAAGAACACCGAGCTCGTGAACCCTGCTCCGGCGGCAGCGCCGGGGGAGGGTGAAGGACTCCTACCAGCCGCCGAGGCTCGGACCGAAGACGAGCACTCGAGGTTCGCCCAGGCCGTCGAACGCGCGAGCCAGGGACTCCGGCGTCACAGCTGAAATTTCGGAGCCGAGACGCCGGACTCGACCTTCCCTGAGCAGGTCGCCGCTGATCCGGAGGCCGGCGTCGGAGCCGTTAGCGTCGGCAAGCAGGCTTCGTGCCCGGAAGGCCCTGCGGGCCAGCAGGAAAAGCGTGCCGTCGGGAGGGGAACCTCGCAGTTCCCGTACCGTTGCCAGAGCGTCGTCGATCCACCGGGCGGCGCGGTCGGGATGGAATGCGGCGCGTACCAGCACGACGGTTCCGTCCGGCACCTCGGCGATCGCCACGTCGACGCCGTAGGTGGAGGGCCGGGGCGGATCGGGCATGAGTTCGGCGCGCACGAGGTCCGCCGCGAACTCGAGCTCGGTTCGCGGGACGTCGGACTGCACCGGATAGGCCAGACCGATCCATGAAGCGGTCACGTTGCGCCGGAGGTCCGACCGTCGGCCGGTCGCCCACGGGGCTCCGACCGCCGCGATCCCGGTGTTGGCACCCATCTCGGCGACCGCCGCCGAGTCGACCGTTCCCGACGCCTCGGCCCGGCCAGGCGCTTCGAGGCCGGCGGAAGGCAGCGCCCAACCGGGGCCGGTGACGACGGTCAGGGCGCGGGAAGACCGGTAACCGGAGCGGTGAAGGGCGTCGACGTCGGCGAACGAGACCGACGCAGGGTCGCCTGCCCGGGCCTGCCGTGCCGCCCGCCCCGTCAGAAGCGCGGTCAGCTCCGCCTCGAATTCCTCTACCGGGGATCCGTCCGAAAAGGCCGCAGCTGCGACGGCGCGCGACCTGACTTCCTCGAACCGGGCCGCGGGAGGGGACGAGAATATTGCTGCCGAGGCAAGCTCCCACGCCGCGTCCCACCCCGTCGGAGACGAGACCAGTTGGAAGCGTGTGGAGACCCGGCCGACCGACGCCTCGACCCTTGCGGTGCGGCCCGCCAGACGGCGGTTCGCCTCGGCGACCAGGGCCTCAGCGAGGAGCGACGCCGTGCCCGATGACACGTTCGAGCCGGAAAGAGAGCCGACCGGCACGGTGAGCGTGACTACCACCGCCCCTGTTGCCCTAGCTTCGACGTACCGCGGAACCCCCTGGCCGGCCGCAGTGCCGGGCTGGGCCAACAGGGCGAGAGCGAGGACCGCCAGCGCCCGTCCGCGGAATCCTTTGATGGCCGCCGGCACCGGAAACGCCCTAGTCGTCATCGCCCGAGGTCGGCGTAGCGAGGTCCGTCGAGGGTCTCGACGTATTCCAACATCTCGGCGAGCCCCAGGCTCTCCAGCTGCCGGAGACGTTCGGATGCGGCGGCGAGCTCGCCTGTGGTTCCGTAGGCATCGGTGATCGCCCTCAGAACCGCAGCCGGTCGGTCCAGTCTCGTCCAGCGCTCGAGGGCCGCCTCGCGGGCGGCCTCGCGAACCTCCTGCTCGGTGAGCGTCTCGCGCACTCGGTCTACGATGCCTCTCAGCAGCTCGCGAACCGTGTTGGCGCCGCGTGGGTAGGCGGCGCCGGTCACTACTATCGCGGAGCGGTCCGCGAGGGTGAGAAGCCTCACGGCCATGACCGACTCGTCGGGCCCCGAGTTCATGCGGGCGGCGATCAGCCTGACCAGCACCTCGGCTCGCGGATCCGCAGGTGATCGGTCCGCCCAGACCGACCCGTGCCAGCGCCTGATGGTCGACGGCCGTCCGGATGCCGCTATGGACGGATGGGGCAGATCGTCGAGTCCGGCGGGAGGCGGATCCCGGTTGCCGAGGATGCCCAGAGCGGCAAGCACGACTGCCGGTTCCGCCGAAGTGTGCACGAAGACCGCCATCGAGCCCGGAACGTGGGTGCGAGCCCAGAGTTCACGGATTCCGGCGAAGCGCAGTTCGCCCGCGGCCGAGGCGGTCGTGACGCCCAGTTCGGTGAGCAGGCGCGCTACGAGGTACTCCTCCGGCGACTCCTCCCGGCGGGACGCCTCTTCTCGCGAGAGCACGAGAATTTCGGGGAGGTTGCCGTCGCCGGGCGAGGGTGCGGCGACCCCGGTCCGGATCAGGAAGCCGAGAAAATCGAGATCGATCTCGGCCCCCTCGACCGAGTAGCTGATCCCCCAGGGCGAGCGGGTCGCGGAGACGTCGGCTCCCGTCGAGCCTACTGCGCCCCTCATGCGCCGTTCGGCGAGCTCCGCGACGACCGCTCCGGCTCCTCTCTCCACCGGATGCTCGGTTACGGGGACGAAGACTCTGATCGCGGCGACGCCCGTGGCTTCGGCAGGGAAGAGAAAGATCTCCGGGCCGTCCACCAGCCGGATGATCGTATCCGGCGACGGCAGGAGGTCCTGCGCGTCAACGGGCCCGGCCGGATCCGATGCGATGGAAAGGCTCCACGCGACGAGAAAAGGTACCGCGCGCGACGACGGCGGGCGAGGCCGAAGGATCCCCACTGTGAGGCCGCCCTTCCTCACCGCGACCAGAGCGCATGCAGCGCCGCGCTGCCGGTGGAGGCCTTGGCCACGGGGGCGTTTAGTCCCGGATTTCCTCGGGGAAGAAGTAGTTCATGGGGTTGCGCGGTACCCCGTTCACATGCACCTCGTAGTGGACGTGGGTCGAGGTGGAGGTTCCCGTACTTCCCATCAGACCCACGGGATCGCCGCGTTTCACCATTTGACCGACCCTGACCAGAAGCTTGTCGGCGTGAGCGTATCGGGTGACGAAGCCGTAGCCGTGGTCGATATCCACGGTCAGTCCGTATCCGGGCAGGTTGGAGGCACGAATCACTCTGCCTTTCGCGGTCGCCCACACCTGCGACCCGCGCACTCCCGAGATGTCGACGCCGTGGTGAGGCAACGGCAGATTGTGGATCGGATGGAGACGCTCCTGCGAAAAACCGCTCGCGATCCATCCGGCGGCCGGTTTGATGGAGGGGAGAGATTCGAGCATGTCGCGCTTGGCGCTCGCTTCGTCCACCGCCGCAGTCAGACTCGCCAGCAGGATGTCGGCCCGGCGCGTAGCTTCGTCGAGCGCGTCGGAGATGCCGAAAGCCCGAGTCCGCGAGGTCGAGTCGAGTTCGTCGAGGTAGTAGGTTTCCAAGGTCGGGGAGCCCGGCCCTCCGACTCCGGCCATGAGCACCTCGGGGTCGAGCGGATCGAGACCGGCCAGGGTGCGGAGCTGAGCGTCGCGTTCGGCGATCTCGCCGATTCGGTCGCTGATCGAGGCGGCCTTGTCTTCAAAGGCGAGGAGCTCTTCGCCGAGAGTCGAGGTGCGAGCCTCCAGGACGCCGACATGTACGGCCTGCGTGAGCCCGTACGTCGCAAGAACGAGCAGGGCGAGCCCCAGGAAGGCCGCCAGCCCTCCCGCCCAGCAGATTTTCCGGCCCAGGGTCCGCGACAGGGAGAGGTGGGTTGTCTTCCCGGACCGTTCGTCCATGACCACCACCGACCAGCGTCGACCTCTCATGCGGGACTTGCCGTATTCGTGTCGTCAGGTGTTCCGAGCATCGGTTCCTTGGTCAGGCTGTCTGCCACGCTGATTGGAGAGTGCAAAGATGCCAAGCCGCAGCCGAGGTGTCAAGGTCGCACACGGAAAACGGACGAAGCCACGCGCCGCCGTTACGCCGCTCTCGGCGCTCGTAGTTTCACCGCGGACGGTGGAGGAACACCTCACCGCAGGCTTTCCACCTTGGGGAAGAGCGGCTCGAGCGCGTCGAGGCTGCGGCCCGCGAGGGAGCCTGCGGTAGCTTCCTCCAACGTGGGCGCCGCATCCGTTCCGAAACAGCGAGCGAGGCGCACCATGGCGTTCGGGGTGACGGGCTCGAAGAGCGCACAGAGCACCAAGACCACCCGGGCGAGGCTGGCCAAAGCCTCGTCGAGCTCTTCCGCCGCGCCGCCGTCCGCTAGCTTGGCCAGCTTCCACGGCTGCGAAGCTTCCACGTATCCGTTCGCGATGCGGGCCAGCTCCATCGCTGCAGCCAGCGCTTCGTGGAGTCTGAGCCGCTCCATCTCCGACCTCACCCGTTCCACCGCACCTTCGATCTCGGCGGCGAGCCCTTCTCCCGGGGCGTCGGGCACGATTCCGTCCCGGTAGCGGCGGATCATCGAAACCACTCTCGACGCAAGATTGCCCAATATGTTGGCGAGCTCGGAGTAGCGGGCGAGGAAGCGTTCGGGCGTGTAAGAGGCGTCCGATCCGGTGGGCATCTCCCTGAGCAGATACCAGCGCACCGCGTCGGCCCCGAAATCGCGGCTGATCCCGAGCGGATCCACCACGTTGCCGAGGGACTTGGACATCTTGGTGTCTCCCACCACCCACCAGCCGTGCGCGAGCAGCCGGGCGGGCGCCGGCAGCCCCACCCCCATGAGCAGCGTCGGCCAGTAGACGGCGTGCGTGGTGATGATGTCCTTGCCCACCACATGGAGATCGCACGGCCAGCGCGAGTCGCCCCAGTCGTCGAAGCCCTGCCGTTCCGGCTCGGCGTCCGGGTCGATCGCGCCCGACGCGGTAAGGTAGTTGATGAGGGCGTCCACCCACACGTAGGCGACGTGGTCGCGGTCGAAGGGCAGCTCGACGCCCCACGACACCCTCGACTTGGGACGTGAGATCGAGAGGTCGGCGAGCGGCTTCTCCAGAAAGCCCCGGATCTCGTTCAAACGCGAGCGTGGAACGATCCAATCCGGGTTGGCGTCGATATGTCGCAGCAGGTCTTCCCGGAACGCGCTCATGCGGAAGAAATAGTTCTTCTCCTCGATCCGACGCACTGGTCGCGAGCAGTCCGGGCAGGTGTCGCCCGGCCCCAGATCCTTCTCGGTCCAGAAGCGCTCCTCGTGGATGCAGTACCAGCCCGAGTATCTGCCTTCGTATATGTGCCCGCGTTCGTGGAGCCGGGTGAGAAACGCGGTCACTACGGCCTTGTGCTCGTCCTCCGTCGTGCGGATGAAGCGGTCGTGAGAGATGTCGAGCTCCTCCCAGGCCGCCAGGAAGCGGTCGGCCATGGTGTCGCAGAGCTCGATAGGGGTGACGCCTCGCCTGGACGCCTCCTCCTCGATCTTGGGGCCGTGCTCGTCGGTCCCGGTGAGGAAGAGCACGTTCGATCCCTCCCGGCGCCAGAAGCGAGCGAGCGCGTCCGCCAGGATGGTCGTATAGGCGTGTCCGATGTGCGGTTCGCCGGAGGCGTAGTAGATGGGCGTGCTGACGAAGCGCCCAGATCCGGTCATGCCCGCCGTTCGGCCCTTGGGGCGGCCATTTCCTTCTGAAGATCGCCCAAGGTCACCATCCTTCTGTCTCCGTCATCGTTCTTCAGCCAGACCTCCTCCTTGAAAATATCGATATCGACGACCCTCTCGCGTCCGTCGGCCAGCGCGAGCACTCGCCCCTTGCGCGGGAAGCGGCGCCGAGCCTCCACGTAACTGGAGTGTTCGTGAAGCAGGCAGCACATGAGGCGCCCGCAATTGCCGCTGATCTGCTCCGGATTGAGCGAGAGATCCTGATCTCGGGCCACGGCCACGGTCACCTTGCGGAAGGAGGTCATCCAGGTCGAACAGCACTGTTCGCGTCCGCATCTGCCGACGCCGCCCAACTGCTTGGCCTCTTCTCGCGCGGTAAGATGCTCGAGCCGCACGCGGGCCCTGAAGGTGCGAGCGAGCTCGGGGAGGAAACGACGGAAGTCGACCCGTCTGGGGGCGGTGAAGTAGAGGATCAGGTAGCGTCGATCGAAGCGCCACTCGGCGTCGGAGAATTTCATCTCCAGACCGCTCTCAAGAGCCATCTCCCTGGCACGTCGACACACGCGCTCGTCATCCGCTCTCAGCTCGGGGAGCTTGGCCACGTCGTTCTTGGTGGCGAGCCTGATCACGTCGAGCTCGGGGGTCGGGGTGGCGCAGCCCGTGGAGGTGGAACACTTGCGTTCGGCGACGGCTCCCAAGGCGGTGACCCGCCCCAGGTCCCAGCCTCCCTCGGCCTCGACTATGACCCGGTCTCCGGTACTGAGGTCGATCCCGCGGCTGCCGAAATATCCCTTGCGCGCACCCTTGAAGCTCACCTCGGCGAAGAGGGTCGCCCATTCGGATTCCTGTTCGCCGTTACGCGGGGCGGGGGGAGGTGAATGAACGGCCGTCGGTGGTGGCGCGGCGGCGGGTGCGAGCGGGGAGGGAACGGGTCGGTCGTCGCCGGGGGCTGAGCTGGACACCGGCTACGCGTTCGCCTCCCGCCAGGCTCCGACGGCTTCGTACTTGGCGTGGCGCGCCGCGATCAGCGCGTCCGGGGTCAGGGCTGCGAGTTCGTCCAGCAGACTGCCGAGGGCGGAGCTCAGGCTTTTGGCGGCGGCGTCCCAATCGGAATGGGCTCCGGCGTCGGGCTCGGGCACGATCTTGTCGCACACCCCCATCTCGACGAGGTCCTTGGCGGTGAGCCGAAGAGCCACCGCGGCCTCCTCCTTCTTCTCGGCGGTGCGCCAGAGTATGGCGGCGCATCCCTCTGGAGAGATCACCGAGTAGATCGAGTGCTGCAGCATGACGATCCGGTCCGTGACGCCGATACCCAGGGCGCCGCCCGACATGCCTTCTCCGATGACCACGGAGACCGTGGGCACCTTCAGGCAGGCCATCTCCCGGAGGTTGCGGGCGATGGACTCGGCGATCCCGCGTTCCTCCGACCCGATTCCGGGGAAGGCGCCCGGCGTGTCGATGAAGGTCACGACCGGGCGTCCGAACTTCTCGGCCTGGCGCATGAGGCGGAGCGCCTTGCGATAGCCCTCGGGGTGCGGCATGCCGAAGTTGCGTCGAAGGTTCTCCTTCATGTCGCGCCCCTTCTGATGCCCTATCACCATCAGCGAACGATCGCCCAGGCGGGCCCAGCCCCCCACGATCGCCTCGTCGTCCCTGAAGTTGCGGTCGCCGTGGAGCTCGATCCAATCGGTGAAGATCCGCTCCACGTAGTCGAGCGTGTAAGGACGACGCGGGTGACGCGCCACCTGCACCTGCTCCATGGGAGAGAGGTTCCGATAGGTCTCGTTCGTCACTTGAGTCAGGCGAGTCTCCATCTCTTCGATCCGGGAGGAGTCCTGTCCGCGCTGCTTCGAGTCGCGCTTGAGCTTCTCGATCTGGGTGCGTATCGTCTCGATATTGCGCTCGAATTCGAACTGCATTTCGTGAGACGGTATGGAGGCGCGTGCGGGGTGGAGAGCGCGGGCGTCGGCCGCTCGCGGGCGAAACATGGGCGAGAACCTGGGAACGCCGACCGC
It encodes:
- a CDS encoding aminotransferase class V-fold PLP-dependent enzyme; amino-acid sequence: MPSKPNRREFARLFAAGGSAALLGHPALEGLLSGRSAAAASPPALGPGGVRPRAGADVDWKAVRAAFLMPEELSVLNAANLCPAPSHVIASVREDTERLDREPVPSFRAEMHGVREPVRDLLADFLGVTPEEIIIVRNTSEANNWVSAGLDLGSGDEVVIVADNHPSSNRAWKGRAERFGFTVREIVPPSPHPGPDYYVDAFRREITSSTRLIAFTHLTNTAGDLFPAAELCALARERGVLSHVDGAQSFGLFDVNLREMGADFYSGSAHKWPCGPKEAGVLYVRAEVADRLWPSVYSAYPGRRGLSRTHEGMGQRDEPALRAFGRQIEFLNGIGMVEIEERSRYLASLLHDALVELPGIRMWTSPHAERRAAVVTFRPASLDPAEVIAALEEDGIVAAARTGSDRPGVRFSPHFYNSETDVERAVAAISRYLV
- a CDS encoding M23 family metallopeptidase, with product MRGRRWSVVVMDERSGKTTHLSLSRTLGRKICWAGGLAAFLGLALLVLATYGLTQAVHVGVLEARTSTLGEELLAFEDKAASISDRIGEIAERDAQLRTLAGLDPLDPEVLMAGVGGPGSPTLETYYLDELDSTSRTRAFGISDALDEATRRADILLASLTAAVDEASAKRDMLESLPSIKPAAGWIASGFSQERLHPIHNLPLPHHGVDISGVRGSQVWATAKGRVIRASNLPGYGLTVDIDHGYGFVTRYAHADKLLVRVGQMVKRGDPVGLMGSTGTSTSTHVHYEVHVNGVPRNPMNYFFPEEIRD
- a CDS encoding Signal peptidase-like protein is translated as MSSSAPGDDRPVPSPLAPAAAPPPTAVHSPPPAPRNGEQESEWATLFAEVSFKGARKGYFGSRGIDLSTGDRVIVEAEGGWDLGRVTALGAVAERKCSTSTGCATPTPELDVIRLATKNDVAKLPELRADDERVCRRAREMALESGLEMKFSDAEWRFDRRYLILYFTAPRRVDFRRFLPELARTFRARVRLEHLTAREEAKQLGGVGRCGREQCCSTWMTSFRKVTVAVARDQDLSLNPEQISGNCGRLMCCLLHEHSSYVEARRRFPRKGRVLALADGRERVVDIDIFKEEVWLKNDDGDRRMVTLGDLQKEMAAPRAERRA
- a CDS encoding methionine--tRNA ligase, with protein sequence MTGSGRFVSTPIYYASGEPHIGHAYTTILADALARFWRREGSNVLFLTGTDEHGPKIEEEASRRGVTPIELCDTMADRFLAAWEELDISHDRFIRTTEDEHKAVVTAFLTRLHERGHIYEGRYSGWYCIHEERFWTEKDLGPGDTCPDCSRPVRRIEEKNYFFRMSAFREDLLRHIDANPDWIVPRSRLNEIRGFLEKPLADLSISRPKSRVSWGVELPFDRDHVAYVWVDALINYLTASGAIDPDAEPERQGFDDWGDSRWPCDLHVVGKDIITTHAVYWPTLLMGVGLPAPARLLAHGWWVVGDTKMSKSLGNVVDPLGISRDFGADAVRWYLLREMPTGSDASYTPERFLARYSELANILGNLASRVVSMIRRYRDGIVPDAPGEGLAAEIEGAVERVRSEMERLRLHEALAAAMELARIANGYVEASQPWKLAKLADGGAAEELDEALASLARVVLVLCALFEPVTPNAMVRLARCFGTDAAPTLEEATAGSLAGRSLDALEPLFPKVESLR
- a CDS encoding acetyl-CoA carboxylase carboxyltransferase subunit alpha, whose amino-acid sequence is MQFEFERNIETIRTQIEKLKRDSKQRGQDSSRIEEMETRLTQVTNETYRNLSPMEQVQVARHPRRPYTLDYVERIFTDWIELHGDRNFRDDEAIVGGWARLGDRSLMVIGHQKGRDMKENLRRNFGMPHPEGYRKALRLMRQAEKFGRPVVTFIDTPGAFPGIGSEERGIAESIARNLREMACLKVPTVSVVIGEGMSGGALGIGVTDRIVMLQHSIYSVISPEGCAAILWRTAEKKEEAAVALRLTAKDLVEMGVCDKIVPEPDAGAHSDWDAAAKSLSSALGSLLDELAALTPDALIAARHAKYEAVGAWREANA